In a single window of the Xylanimonas protaetiae genome:
- a CDS encoding LLM class F420-dependent oxidoreductase — protein MRFGLFIPQGWRHDLTEVAPENHWDTMKSLVQQADTTTSPDGGFAFESVWVYDHFHTVPAPTDQATHEAWTLMAAFAAASDRVRLGQMCTCMAYREPTYLAKVAATVDAISGGRTEMGIGAGWYEHEWRAYGYGFPRAGERLLALDEGVQIMARMWRTGSSGTFEGKRYQVDGALCYPQPLQTVAVDGTEKPSIPLWIAGGGERKTLLTAAKHAQYTNFAGDLETFTHKSNVLREHCENVGRPFEEITRSGNFNVLLGTEKEIADKLAWLESVYTKHTPEKAEGELEGWRTTPLRGTAEQVAETLLDWKKAGLGYQISYFPNAAEDREQIATFAREVVPTLR, from the coding sequence ATGCGATTCGGTCTCTTCATCCCGCAAGGCTGGCGCCACGACCTCACCGAGGTGGCGCCCGAGAACCACTGGGACACCATGAAGTCCCTCGTCCAGCAGGCCGACACGACGACGTCGCCCGACGGCGGCTTCGCGTTCGAGTCGGTCTGGGTGTACGACCACTTCCACACCGTCCCCGCGCCCACCGACCAGGCCACGCACGAGGCGTGGACGCTCATGGCCGCCTTCGCGGCGGCGTCGGACCGCGTGCGTCTCGGCCAGATGTGCACGTGCATGGCCTACCGCGAGCCGACCTACCTGGCGAAGGTCGCGGCCACGGTCGACGCGATCTCCGGCGGCCGCACCGAGATGGGCATCGGCGCCGGCTGGTACGAGCACGAGTGGCGCGCCTACGGCTACGGGTTCCCGCGCGCTGGGGAGCGCCTGCTCGCGCTCGACGAGGGCGTGCAGATCATGGCGCGCATGTGGCGTACGGGCTCCTCGGGGACGTTCGAGGGCAAGCGCTACCAGGTCGACGGCGCCCTGTGCTACCCGCAGCCGCTGCAGACGGTCGCCGTCGACGGCACGGAGAAGCCGTCCATCCCCCTGTGGATCGCGGGCGGCGGTGAGCGCAAGACGCTGCTGACGGCCGCCAAGCACGCCCAGTACACGAACTTCGCGGGCGACCTGGAGACGTTCACGCACAAGTCGAACGTGCTCCGGGAGCACTGCGAGAACGTCGGCCGCCCGTTCGAGGAGATCACGCGCTCGGGCAACTTCAACGTGCTCCTCGGCACCGAGAAGGAGATCGCCGACAAGCTCGCGTGGCTCGAGTCGGTCTACACCAAGCACACGCCCGAGAAGGCCGAGGGCGAGCTCGAGGGCTGGCGGACCACGCCGCTGCGCGGCACCGCCGAGCAGGTCGCCGAGACCCTCCTCGACTGGAAGAAGGCGGGTCTGGGCTACCAGATCAGCTACTTCCCCAACGCCGCCGAGGACCGCGAGCAGATCGCCACCTTCGCCCGCGAGGTGGTCCCGACCCTCCGCTGA
- a CDS encoding ADP-dependent NAD(P)H-hydrate dehydratase, producing the protein MVLTPHAGELAALLASRGEDVDREAVEAEPLRWARRAQALTGATVLLKGAATVVVGPQGPAYAQADAPSWLGTAGAGDVLAGLLGAMLAARAEEVVATPGLAARVAAAAALVHGRAAERANPGGPVGATDVAEALAGTVAGLLASR; encoded by the coding sequence GTGGTGCTCACGCCGCACGCGGGCGAGCTGGCGGCGCTGCTGGCGTCGCGGGGCGAGGACGTGGACCGGGAGGCCGTGGAGGCGGAGCCCCTGCGCTGGGCGCGGCGGGCGCAGGCGCTGACGGGCGCGACGGTGCTGCTCAAGGGGGCGGCGACTGTCGTCGTCGGGCCGCAGGGGCCTGCGTACGCGCAGGCGGACGCCCCGTCGTGGCTCGGGACGGCGGGCGCCGGGGACGTCCTGGCGGGCCTGCTGGGCGCGATGCTCGCGGCGCGGGCCGAGGAGGTGGTCGCGACGCCGGGGCTCGCCGCGCGCGTGGCGGCGGCGGCCGCGCTGGTGCACGGCCGGGCGGCCGAGCGGGCGAACCCGGGAGGCCCGGTGGGGGCGACGGACGTCGCGGAGGCGCTGGCCGGGACGGTCGCGGGCCTGCTGGCGTCCCGCTGA
- a CDS encoding MFS transporter — translation MTATTPPASTLDAGHDPRRWWVLATVAIAQLMVVLDATIVNIALPSAQADLVFSDNDRQWVVTAYALAFGSLLLLGGRLSDLVGRRRTFIIGLVGFAGASALGGAAQSFAMLVGARALQGAFGAVLAPAALSVLTTTFTDPKERSRAFGVFGGLAGAGGAIGLLLGGFLTEHLDWRWTLYVNLVFAVLAVVGAVAFLHTGRGRPQRLDITGAVLGGAGLFALVYGFSRAEPEGWGSAWTWGPLAASAVLLVSMVLWLRRAGNDALLPLHVVIDRNRGASFLAILVTGAGMFGAMLFGTFYLQSQLGYTPMGTGLAFLPQILVLATCAQLCTNIFLPRFGPKVMVPIGLVLATLGMVWLTQIDAGSSYASHVLPGLLVLGAGMGTAMPAAIQTATLGVDREHAGVASAVVSTAQQVGGAVGTAVLNTLATSAATAFITAHATSNPPAPGVLAQAALDSYTTAFRASAYIFGVGAVVVALLYRRRATTTPATPPSRLEEPATLPA, via the coding sequence ATGACAGCCACCACGCCCCCGGCGTCCACCCTCGACGCGGGCCACGACCCGCGCCGCTGGTGGGTGCTCGCCACCGTCGCGATCGCCCAGCTCATGGTGGTGCTCGACGCCACCATCGTGAACATCGCCCTGCCGTCGGCCCAGGCCGACCTCGTCTTCTCCGACAACGACCGCCAGTGGGTCGTCACGGCCTACGCGCTCGCGTTCGGGTCGCTGCTGCTGCTCGGCGGCCGCCTGTCCGACCTCGTCGGGCGGCGCCGCACCTTCATCATCGGCCTCGTCGGCTTCGCCGGGGCCTCCGCGCTCGGCGGCGCCGCACAGTCCTTCGCGATGCTCGTCGGGGCGCGCGCCCTCCAGGGCGCGTTCGGCGCCGTGCTCGCCCCTGCGGCCCTCTCCGTACTCACGACGACGTTCACCGACCCCAAGGAACGCTCACGCGCCTTCGGCGTCTTCGGCGGCCTCGCGGGCGCCGGCGGTGCCATCGGCCTGCTGCTCGGCGGGTTCCTCACCGAGCACCTCGACTGGCGCTGGACGCTGTACGTCAACCTCGTCTTCGCCGTGCTCGCCGTCGTCGGCGCCGTCGCGTTCCTGCACACCGGGCGCGGCCGCCCGCAGCGGCTCGACATCACGGGCGCCGTCCTGGGCGGCGCGGGCCTGTTCGCGCTCGTCTACGGATTCTCGCGCGCCGAGCCCGAGGGCTGGGGCTCGGCGTGGACGTGGGGCCCGCTCGCGGCGTCCGCCGTGCTGCTCGTCTCCATGGTCCTGTGGCTGCGCCGGGCCGGGAACGACGCGCTGCTGCCGCTGCACGTCGTCATCGACCGCAACCGCGGCGCGTCGTTCCTCGCGATCCTCGTCACGGGTGCGGGCATGTTCGGCGCGATGCTCTTCGGGACGTTCTACCTGCAGTCCCAGCTCGGCTACACGCCCATGGGCACCGGCCTGGCGTTCCTGCCGCAGATCCTCGTGCTCGCCACGTGCGCGCAACTGTGCACCAACATCTTCCTGCCGCGCTTCGGGCCGAAGGTCATGGTGCCGATCGGCCTCGTCCTGGCCACGCTCGGCATGGTGTGGCTGACCCAGATCGACGCCGGCTCCTCCTACGCGTCCCACGTCCTGCCCGGGCTCCTGGTGCTGGGCGCCGGCATGGGCACCGCGATGCCGGCCGCCATCCAGACCGCCACCCTCGGCGTCGACCGCGAGCACGCCGGGGTCGCGTCCGCCGTCGTCTCCACGGCCCAGCAGGTGGGCGGCGCCGTCGGCACCGCCGTGCTCAACACCCTCGCGACGTCGGCCGCGACGGCCTTCATCACCGCGCACGCCACGAGCAACCCGCCCGCCCCCGGCGTGCTCGCGCAGGCCGCCCTCGACAGCTACACGACGGCGTTCCGCGCGTCGGCGTACATCTTCGGGGTCGGGGCGGTCGTCGTCGCGCTGCTCTACCGCCGCCGCGCCACGACGACGCCGGCGACGCCCCCGTCGCGGCTCGAGGAGCCGGCGACGCTCCCGGCGTAG
- a CDS encoding TetR/AcrR family transcriptional regulator produces the protein MAVDTTHAAAPRRAGRPRDESRDADILEAARVELAERGYDRMTMAGVAARAGAGKATVYRRWPSKADLVIDAMVCAAQAAIGIEDVPDTGSLRGDLESVKALGPRDDAVWGALKGLIAQVGHSKELRDAVHERLVCPRVALVRALLARAEARGETVPGVDLDLIAAVPTAMIVYRLKVTGEPLDSAFLTAMVDDVVVPAATGRRD, from the coding sequence ATGGCCGTGGACACCACGCACGCCGCCGCGCCGCGCCGCGCGGGGCGCCCGCGGGACGAGTCCCGCGACGCCGACATCCTCGAGGCGGCCCGCGTCGAGCTCGCCGAGCGCGGCTACGACCGCATGACCATGGCCGGCGTCGCCGCCCGCGCGGGCGCAGGCAAGGCGACCGTGTACCGCCGCTGGCCGTCCAAGGCCGACCTCGTCATCGACGCCATGGTGTGCGCCGCGCAGGCCGCGATCGGCATCGAGGACGTGCCCGACACCGGCTCGCTGCGGGGCGACCTCGAGAGCGTCAAGGCGCTCGGCCCCCGCGACGACGCCGTCTGGGGCGCGCTCAAGGGCCTCATCGCGCAGGTGGGCCACTCGAAGGAGCTGCGGGACGCCGTCCACGAGCGGCTCGTGTGCCCGCGCGTGGCGCTCGTCCGGGCGCTGCTGGCCCGCGCTGAGGCGCGCGGCGAGACCGTGCCCGGTGTCGACCTCGACCTCATCGCCGCCGTGCCGACGGCCATGATCGTCTACCGCCTCAAGGTCACGGGCGAGCCGCTCGACAGCGCGTTCCTCACCGCGATGGTCGACGACGTCGTGGTCCCGGCGGCCACCGGCCGCCGGGACTGA
- a CDS encoding glutathione peroxidase gives MDIYDIPFQRMDGTTTTLADHRDDVVLVVNVASRCGLTPQYEALETLQKTYADRGFTVIGFPSNQFLQELGSNEAIAEFCSTTYGVTFPVMDRVRVNGRRAAPLYEALKQTPDAGGHDGRIRWNFEKFLVLPGGDVRRYDPKTVPDDPQIVETIEGALPR, from the coding sequence ATGGACATCTACGACATCCCGTTCCAGCGCATGGACGGGACGACGACGACGCTCGCGGACCACCGCGACGACGTCGTCCTCGTGGTCAACGTCGCCTCGCGGTGCGGCCTGACGCCGCAGTACGAGGCCCTGGAGACGCTGCAGAAGACGTACGCCGACCGCGGGTTCACCGTCATCGGCTTCCCCTCGAACCAGTTCCTCCAGGAGCTCGGCTCCAACGAGGCGATCGCGGAGTTCTGCTCGACGACGTACGGCGTGACCTTCCCCGTCATGGACCGCGTCCGCGTCAACGGCCGCCGCGCCGCGCCGCTGTACGAGGCGCTCAAGCAGACCCCCGACGCCGGCGGGCACGACGGGCGCATCCGGTGGAACTTCGAGAAGTTCCTGGTGCTGCCGGGCGGCGACGTGCGCCGCTACGACCCGAAGACGGTGCCGGACGACCCCCAGATCGTGGAGACGATCGAGGGCGCGCTGCCGCGCTGA
- a CDS encoding pseudouridine synthase, producing MPFPPLPVRDGLNPTRLVLPHDAASVARWGTAVEYLVGRFPDDSERLLEKVAAGEVVTGRGVRVDVDTPYEPRGFLFLYRDPPADEPRVPALDDVAVLHRDENLLVVDKPHLVATMPRGRWVTQTVLVHLRRTLDLPELAPAHRLDRPTAGVLVLTVRARVRGAYQDLFQERRVRKVYEAVAPLPPDGLTFPTTVRSRIVKHRGIAAAQEELGEPNAESLVDLVARDDARGLGLYRLEPHTGKTHQLRLHLASLGLPILHDPFWPVLLPDAEADPARPLQLLSRSLTFTDPFTGEHRTFASRRMLAEWQVRG from the coding sequence GTGCCCTTCCCCCCGCTTCCCGTGCGCGACGGCCTCAACCCGACGCGGCTCGTGCTCCCGCACGACGCCGCGTCCGTGGCGCGCTGGGGCACCGCCGTCGAGTACCTGGTGGGCCGCTTCCCGGACGACTCCGAGCGGCTGCTCGAGAAGGTCGCGGCCGGGGAGGTGGTCACGGGCCGCGGCGTCCGGGTCGACGTCGACACCCCGTACGAGCCGCGCGGCTTCCTGTTCCTGTACCGCGACCCGCCCGCCGACGAGCCGCGCGTCCCCGCGCTCGACGACGTCGCGGTGCTGCACCGCGACGAGAACCTGCTGGTGGTCGACAAGCCGCACCTGGTCGCGACGATGCCGCGCGGGCGCTGGGTCACGCAGACCGTGCTCGTCCACCTGCGCCGCACGCTCGACCTGCCGGAGCTGGCGCCGGCCCACCGCCTCGACCGCCCGACGGCGGGGGTGCTGGTGCTGACCGTGCGGGCCCGCGTGCGCGGCGCCTACCAGGACCTGTTCCAGGAGCGACGGGTCCGCAAGGTGTACGAGGCGGTAGCACCGCTGCCGCCCGACGGCCTGACGTTCCCGACGACGGTGCGCTCCCGCATCGTCAAGCACCGGGGGATCGCCGCAGCCCAGGAGGAGCTCGGGGAGCCCAACGCGGAGTCGCTGGTCGACCTGGTCGCGCGGGACGACGCGCGCGGGCTCGGCCTCTACCGCCTGGAGCCGCACACCGGCAAGACGCACCAGCTCCGCCTGCACCTGGCCTCGCTCGGGCTGCCCATCCTTCACGACCCGTTCTGGCCCGTCCTGCTCCCGGACGCCGAGGCGGACCCGGCCCGCCCGCTCCAGCTCCTGTCGAGGTCGCTCACCTTCACCGACCCCTTCACCGGCGAGCACCGCACCTTCGCGTCCCGCCGGATGCTCGCGGAATGGCAGGTGAGAGGATGA
- the alr gene encoding alanine racemase — MTGVTPFPSDFPARAVVDLEAVRDNVRALRAHAPSAAVMAVVKADAYGHGLVPAAWAALAGGATWLGVAQAAEALALRAAGIGPGDARVLTWLHAPGVDFAALVENDVDVSVAAPWALDGVAAAARATGRVARVHLKVDTGLGRNGIMPADLPAAAARAAALQAEGAVRVVGVWTHLAYADEPGHPTIAAQRVVLDDAVRTVEAAGIEVEVRHAANSAATLTAPALHYDLVRPGISVYGFSPVPQVATASSFGLRPAMTLQARLATVKHVEAGQGVSYAHRYVTPQATQLGVVPLGYADGIPRHASGGDAGLGGPVYVGGPATAGIGRESDGDGGRVVRVAGRVCMDQVVLDLGSYATEQAGDVVTLFGSTDGLAHSATVPSAEDWATAAGTISYEIVTRLGARIPRVYVGGRVLGERGAAAVAGRPQAGGVSLAGPLAGAERHRWS; from the coding sequence ATGACCGGCGTGACGCCGTTCCCCAGCGACTTCCCGGCCCGCGCCGTCGTCGACCTCGAGGCCGTGCGGGACAACGTGCGCGCCCTGCGCGCGCACGCGCCGTCGGCGGCGGTCATGGCCGTGGTCAAGGCCGACGCCTACGGGCACGGCCTGGTGCCCGCCGCGTGGGCGGCGCTCGCGGGCGGGGCGACGTGGCTCGGGGTCGCGCAGGCCGCCGAGGCGCTCGCGCTGCGCGCGGCCGGGATCGGGCCCGGCGACGCCCGCGTCCTCACCTGGCTGCACGCTCCCGGCGTGGACTTCGCGGCCCTCGTCGAGAACGACGTCGACGTGTCGGTCGCGGCGCCGTGGGCGCTCGACGGTGTGGCCGCCGCCGCCCGCGCGACCGGGCGGGTGGCGCGCGTGCACCTCAAGGTCGACACGGGCCTCGGCCGCAACGGCATCATGCCCGCCGACCTGCCCGCCGCGGCCGCGCGCGCGGCCGCGCTCCAGGCCGAGGGGGCGGTCCGCGTCGTCGGCGTGTGGACGCACCTCGCGTACGCCGACGAGCCCGGGCACCCCACGATCGCCGCGCAGCGCGTGGTGCTCGACGACGCCGTCCGCACCGTCGAGGCCGCCGGGATCGAGGTCGAGGTGCGGCACGCCGCCAACTCGGCCGCCACCCTCACCGCGCCCGCGCTGCACTACGACCTCGTGCGGCCCGGGATCTCCGTGTACGGCTTCTCGCCCGTGCCGCAGGTGGCGACGGCGTCGTCGTTCGGGCTGCGGCCCGCGATGACGCTCCAGGCCCGGCTGGCCACGGTCAAGCACGTCGAGGCGGGGCAGGGCGTCTCCTACGCGCACCGGTACGTGACCCCGCAGGCCACGCAGCTCGGCGTCGTGCCGCTCGGGTACGCCGACGGCATCCCGCGGCACGCCTCGGGCGGGGACGCGGGGCTGGGCGGACCCGTCTACGTCGGCGGGCCCGCCACTGCCGGGATCGGGCGCGAGTCCGACGGCGACGGCGGCCGCGTCGTGCGCGTCGCCGGGCGCGTGTGCATGGACCAGGTGGTGCTCGACCTCGGCTCGTACGCCACCGAGCAGGCCGGCGACGTCGTCACGCTCTTCGGGTCCACGGACGGGCTCGCGCACTCCGCGACCGTGCCGAGCGCCGAGGACTGGGCGACGGCCGCGGGCACCATCTCCTACGAGATCGTGACGCGGCTCGGCGCGCGGATCCCGCGCGTGTACGTGGGCGGGCGCGTGCTGGGGGAGCGCGGGGCGGCGGCCGTCGCCGGGCGTCCCCAGGCCGGAGGCGTCAGTCTCGCCGGGCCGCTCGCGGGGGCGGAGCGGCACCGGTGGTCGTGA
- the tsaE gene encoding tRNA (adenosine(37)-N6)-threonylcarbamoyltransferase complex ATPase subunit type 1 TsaE, translated as MVVTIDLPSAEATRALGAALAGVLRAGDLLILTGDLGAGKTTFTQGLAGALGVRGHVSSPTFIVAREHAPGVRADGTRGPGLVHVDAYRLGGLGELDALDLDASLDDSVTVVEWGAGLAEALTEDRLEIELVRPRGGVVDMDDPEAGTRRATVRGVGPRWEGVDLGALLRSA; from the coding sequence GTGGTCGTGACGATCGACCTGCCCTCGGCCGAGGCGACGCGAGCCCTCGGCGCGGCGCTCGCGGGCGTCCTGCGCGCGGGGGACCTGCTGATCCTCACGGGCGACCTCGGCGCCGGGAAGACGACCTTCACCCAGGGGCTCGCCGGCGCCCTCGGCGTGCGCGGGCACGTCTCGTCGCCCACGTTCATCGTCGCGCGCGAGCACGCGCCCGGGGTGCGTGCCGACGGCACGCGCGGCCCGGGCCTGGTGCACGTGGACGCGTACCGCCTCGGCGGGCTCGGCGAGCTCGACGCCCTCGACCTCGATGCTTCGCTGGACGACTCCGTGACGGTCGTCGAGTGGGGCGCGGGGCTGGCCGAGGCGCTCACCGAGGACCGGCTCGAGATCGAGCTCGTCCGCCCGCGCGGCGGCGTCGTCGACATGGACGACCCGGAGGCGGGCACGCGCCGCGCGACGGTGCGGGGCGTCGGGCCGCGCTGGGAGGGCGTCGACCTGGGCGCGCTGCTCCGGTCGGCCTGA
- the tsaB gene encoding tRNA (adenosine(37)-N6)-threonylcarbamoyltransferase complex dimerization subunit type 1 TsaB, with product MAVLSIDTSAAITVALVSDDGARLASRAVDERRRHAEQLAPMIAEVLDEAGLTRADLTAVVAGTGPAPFTGLRVGLVTARTLALALGVPALGVPSLDAVAVQAVADLGLAPDDEVLVATDARRREVYWARYRVVAHEGPHGVPVVETVAGPDVGKAADVAAAHGGAPAAGRLAVVGEGAALYPDALAADVLGADVVADEDAPTLPDATVLARVALQRRAAGVGLPTEPLYLRRPDVQEPVRAVPAAGGAR from the coding sequence GTGGCAGTTCTCTCGATCGACACGTCCGCCGCGATCACCGTCGCGCTCGTCTCCGACGACGGCGCGCGCCTGGCCTCCCGCGCCGTCGACGAGCGGCGCCGGCACGCCGAGCAGCTCGCCCCGATGATCGCGGAGGTGCTCGACGAGGCGGGTCTCACGCGCGCCGACCTCACCGCGGTCGTCGCCGGCACCGGCCCCGCCCCGTTCACCGGGCTGCGCGTCGGGCTGGTCACCGCGCGCACGCTGGCGCTCGCGCTGGGCGTCCCCGCGCTGGGCGTCCCCTCGCTCGACGCCGTCGCCGTCCAGGCCGTCGCCGACCTGGGCCTGGCCCCCGACGACGAGGTGCTCGTCGCCACCGACGCCCGGCGCCGTGAGGTGTACTGGGCGCGCTACCGCGTCGTCGCGCACGAGGGCCCGCACGGCGTCCCGGTCGTCGAGACCGTCGCGGGTCCCGACGTCGGCAAGGCCGCCGACGTCGCGGCCGCGCACGGCGGGGCACCCGCGGCGGGACGCCTCGCCGTCGTCGGCGAGGGCGCCGCGCTCTACCCGGACGCGCTGGCCGCGGACGTCCTGGGCGCCGACGTCGTCGCGGACGAGGACGCGCCCACGCTCCCGGACGCCACGGTGCTCGCGCGCGTCGCGCTCCAGCGTCGCGCAGCGGGCGTGGGGCTGCCGACCGAGCCGCTCTACCTGCGACGCCCTGACGTCCAGGAGCCCGTGCGGGCCGTCCCCGCGGCGGGAGGTGCGCGATGA
- the rimI gene encoding ribosomal protein S18-alanine N-acetyltransferase, whose translation MTAAPVRLRPLRRDDFDRVLELERELFGPGAWTYGMLAEELAAWGRWYVVAEEVESEAVGRAAAGRGREAVLDRRGLHRVVGYAGLWFDGDVTQVMTVGVDPLTQRRGVGRALMDALVRRSRELGASAVFLEVRVDNEPALALYADLGFERLGVRKRYYQPENKDAYTMRLLLDEPGSAATPAERDAS comes from the coding sequence ATGACCGCGGCACCGGTCCGGCTGCGCCCCCTGCGACGCGACGACTTCGACCGCGTGCTCGAGCTCGAGCGCGAGCTCTTCGGCCCCGGCGCGTGGACCTACGGCATGCTCGCCGAGGAGCTCGCGGCCTGGGGCCGCTGGTACGTCGTGGCCGAGGAGGTCGAGTCGGAGGCCGTCGGGCGGGCCGCCGCGGGCCGCGGCCGCGAAGCCGTCCTCGACCGCCGCGGGCTGCACCGCGTGGTCGGGTACGCCGGGCTCTGGTTCGACGGCGACGTCACCCAGGTCATGACGGTGGGCGTCGACCCGCTCACCCAGCGGCGCGGCGTCGGGCGCGCGCTCATGGACGCGCTCGTCCGCCGCTCGCGCGAGCTCGGCGCGAGCGCCGTCTTCCTCGAGGTGCGCGTCGACAACGAGCCCGCGCTCGCGCTCTACGCCGACCTCGGCTTCGAGCGGCTCGGCGTCCGCAAGCGCTACTACCAGCCCGAGAACAAGGACGCGTACACGATGCGGCTCCTCCTGGACGAGCCCGGGAGCGCGGCAACCCCCGCGGAGAGGGACGCCTCATGA
- a CDS encoding sulfurtransferase, whose protein sequence is MTTDPRAAVLVTVDELAADLRLGGADPAPGAPVLLDVRWALAAAGQTFDGLAHYRAGHLPGAVFADLETELAAAPSPAQGRHPLPSTAQLQAAARRWGVRHDSRVVVYDATGGMAAARAWWLLRYFGLRDVRILDGGLPAWQRAGHPLEADDVEASPGDVVLTPGHLRTLDASDAAALAASDDGVLLDARAGERYRGETEPVDPRAGHIPGAASAPTTENLAADGTFLPTDALRERFAALGATAGTHVGVYCGSGVTAAHEAAALAAAGVQASLYAGSWSQWSNDPSRPVATGAARG, encoded by the coding sequence ATGACCACCGACCCCCGCGCCGCCGTCCTCGTCACGGTCGACGAGCTCGCCGCCGACCTCCGGCTGGGTGGCGCCGACCCCGCGCCCGGCGCCCCGGTGCTCCTCGACGTGCGGTGGGCGCTCGCGGCCGCCGGGCAGACGTTCGACGGCCTCGCGCACTACCGGGCCGGGCACCTGCCGGGCGCGGTGTTCGCCGACCTGGAGACCGAGCTCGCCGCCGCGCCGTCGCCCGCCCAGGGCCGGCACCCGCTGCCCAGCACCGCACAGCTCCAGGCGGCCGCCCGCCGCTGGGGCGTCCGCCACGACTCCCGCGTCGTCGTCTACGACGCCACCGGGGGCATGGCGGCGGCGCGCGCCTGGTGGCTGTTGCGCTACTTCGGCCTGCGCGACGTGCGGATCCTCGACGGCGGCCTGCCCGCCTGGCAGCGCGCCGGCCACCCGCTCGAGGCCGACGACGTCGAGGCGTCGCCCGGCGACGTCGTCCTCACGCCGGGCCACCTGCGCACGCTCGACGCGTCGGACGCCGCGGCGCTCGCGGCGTCGGACGACGGCGTGCTGCTCGACGCCCGCGCCGGCGAGCGCTACCGCGGCGAGACGGAGCCGGTCGACCCGCGCGCGGGGCACATCCCCGGCGCCGCCTCGGCTCCGACGACGGAGAACCTCGCGGCGGACGGGACGTTCCTGCCCACGGACGCGCTGCGCGAGCGGTTCGCCGCCCTCGGCGCGACGGCGGGCACGCACGTCGGCGTCTACTGCGGCAGCGGCGTCACGGCCGCGCACGAGGCCGCCGCCCTGGCCGCGGCAGGCGTCCAGGCGAGCCTCTACGCGGGTTCCTGGAGCCAGTGGTCGAACGACCCGTCGCGCCCGGTCGCGACGGGCGCGGCGCGCGGCTGA
- a CDS encoding malonic semialdehyde reductase codes for MTVTLSTTADLAIDETAADLLFRAARTTNQWTDAPVTDDELAAAWDLAKFGPTAMNSLPLRFAVVRTPEAKARLVELMPDGNKAKVEDAPATLVLAYDHNFHEHMDTLFPHAPGVGESFAPMDEMRHGMGSMNAHLQTGYLIMGLRAAGLAAGPMHAADYDGVNEAFFAGTGNKAFLVVNVGHAEGEGTVYPRLPRFDLDEVSSTH; via the coding sequence ATGACCGTCACCCTGAGCACCACCGCCGACCTCGCCATCGACGAGACCGCCGCGGACCTCCTCTTCCGCGCCGCTCGCACCACCAACCAGTGGACCGACGCCCCGGTCACCGACGACGAGCTCGCGGCCGCCTGGGACCTCGCCAAGTTCGGCCCGACCGCGATGAACTCGCTCCCCCTGCGTTTCGCCGTGGTCCGCACGCCGGAGGCCAAGGCCCGCCTCGTGGAGCTCATGCCCGACGGCAACAAGGCCAAGGTCGAGGACGCCCCCGCGACCCTCGTGCTCGCCTACGACCACAACTTCCACGAGCACATGGACACGCTGTTCCCGCACGCCCCGGGTGTCGGCGAGTCCTTCGCCCCGATGGACGAGATGCGCCACGGCATGGGCAGCATGAACGCCCACCTCCAGACCGGCTACCTGATCATGGGCCTGCGCGCCGCCGGCCTCGCCGCCGGCCCGATGCACGCCGCCGACTACGACGGCGTCAACGAGGCGTTCTTCGCCGGCACGGGCAACAAGGCGTTCCTCGTGGTCAACGTCGGTCACGCCGAGGGCGAGGGCACCGTGTACCCGCGCCTGCCCCGCTTCGACCTCGACGAGGTCTCGTCCACCCACTGA